AAGTCCTCGCCATCGTTAACAAGAGCCTCCTCGTGGCCAGCGTCGCCGGCAAAGTCGTCGTTCAGACGGCGGTGGCAAGGCACGTTGCGGGTAACGAGGAACTGCTTTCCCGGAGGAAGGTAGCTGACGCGGCGCTCGGGGGAGTCGGCGTCGCCCCAGGACCAGGTCGGGAACTTGTAGACGAGGTAGTCTCCGGCCGCGACGAATTCTTCGGGTGTGATCTGACCCGTCTGGCGGAAGGTGGACTTGTGGGTGACGGGGGTGTAGCGGTCCCGGAGGGTGTTGACTGTTGAGTAGATGTAGTTCATGATGGGCGATGTGCGAAGGAGGTTTCGGTTCGATGTGTGTCGTGGACGATGAAGCCGAAGGAAGGGCGAGATAAGCTCTCTTTATAGAGACACAAGTACCGGCAGTGGTGGAAGATGCGGGGTCGGAGCTTCGTGAAAGCTTCAAGTCGACGATGCGAGATGAAAGTAACAAGAGATCAAGGCTGATCCCGGATGTTGACAGCTTTGGGTTCTGTCAACTGTTGCCTTGGGTATGACTGATGGAAAGAAGCCTAGAGAAAAAAAGGCAATGACTGTAGTTTGTAACTTGACGGCACATTCACAAAGTGATGAAGCGATCACATGGAGGCGGTGGTGGCTTAATGGTGGGGTGCCTGGACCCCTCATTGGCTGCACTGCAGATCATCCAGTCAGAGGCGGGCCTTGCTGTTGAGTGCCTGGCTTATCTTATCATGGTGCGCGACGCACGTCATACTCCAAATCTCGCTCACGTGCGACAGAGGCTCTTGATGCAACGATGGGAATCAAGTCGGGTGTTTAGATCACGAGAACAAATGGTTCAATATGGTAGTGAGTGTAGGATTTTAGAAATGGCTTAGATTCATTATTCAAAGTGCCGTGGTATCTTTTTTGTCCCATCAATGGCGTTCATATCCTTCTACTCTGTGATTCCatctcatcagcctcatgAACCCCCTTGTTTCTGCTTcatgcctcctcctccccggcctcctctgcctctcgcttcttcttctcttcgcgctccctcttcttttccAGTAGCTTTTTCAACTTCTTTGCAGAGTTGAAAACTCCATTTGTACCGGCGCCACACGCGGCGCATGTCGGGTCTTTCCTGTATCTCATGAGAGCACATGGCTCACAGAAGTAATGGCCACACCTCGTCACGATGGGCTCCCTGTATGATTCCTTGCATATTATACACGCAAAGGGAATCTTTTCGAGCATGGCGACTTCtgcctcgtcttcgtcgacttcctccttcttgtcacGGTTGGCGCTCGCAACCACGGTGCCTCCCAggttcttcttccccttcgtGACGGTCTCCCACTCTCGATCCAGCTGCCATCCTTGCTTGACGTCCGTTCGATCGTGAAGGTAGATGCACGCATCGCCATAACCACAGAAACCGGTCTGTTTGTAGTCTTTGCAGATGTCTGGCTTGAAGTCCATGACCGTGACCGTTCGGATGTTGGTTGGCGCCTTCATCGGACCTTTGGTTCTGGTGGGGGCATCGGGGTTCTTCTGAATGAATGATGTTTGATTCGAAAGTCCCTTGTATGTTCCATCGGGCTGCGAATCCtttgttgttgatcttgttgaGCCCAGGAGGTTCTTGGCGGAGAGCGCATCCTTGGAGTCTTCGTCGTACCAGTTGCTGTGTTTTGTGGCGTCGTTGGTACTCGTGATTGGCACACTGCGATCTGCAGCATATACCGTCGCCGTCAACTCCTTTTCCCTAGTCGCAGTGtccttggaagaagctgtGACGGTGACAGTCTTCTTGCGCCGCTTGACGCGCTGGCCCGACTCGTCTTCTGAGGATGAATAGTCGCTGTCGTCGCTGTCTGCAGGAGGTGGCGTCGCGGGCCGTTTTCGCAGGTTCGCCTTGCCCTTTGCGCCTCGCTTCTTGAACACGGCGACGGGCGCCGCGATTTCTGTGTTTGAATCAGCCATGGTTGTGGTTTTTTTTTGGGTTGTGTTGACGGTTGGGTTATAAATGCGATCAACAATTTGAAATCAACTTTCAGGCGGAGGAATCTAGAAACTGTCATGTGACTTGGTGGTGATTTCGCGGGAGGAGACGCGGCGGGCTGTGGGGACGCGTTTAGACTTTGCTACCCTGTAACGGCTTGTTGAATCGTGAAGTTCCCATTTTTTGTCCTCGTTTCGACGTTGATTTGCGGTATCACGGCTTCTTTGAGTATTTGCACTACATTCAGCTATTAATGTACTGTTCCTGGCATCATTTTGCCTGGTATTAGTAACCATTGGTGTAACAGTGGTTTTTGCTCCTGATCATCACGACGGATCTCGAAAAATGTACCGACCAAGTCAATAACAACACCGATGTCAATACATGACGGCACCGAAACCCAATTGAAAAAAACGGCGGCACGGATCCGTCACCCTAGAATTTTAAATGACAGAAAACTATCGAAGTCTTACTTATAGAATGAAACCCTCCCGATACATTGGAGGGATCAATGCCATGCCTTCTAGTTAGACAGGGAGGCCTCACCACTGCATCGTGTTGCCTCCTCTGCTTAATCCGGCATATCATGGTAACCTTCAGGCTGTAAACTACCATCCGAGGTGCTACAGTATTCGATAATACATGTTTCCCCCATGGGTTTCCTTCACCAAAGAAGATCAGATCCGTGGTCACCGAATTGATCAAGGCCGTGTCTAAAAATAGACCAGTTAAAATGGGGCTTGCTTGATGAGCCCCATTTTTAACAAGCCATGAGCTGCAGAGACGTCCACTCTGATTGGGTTTTTAGGTCGTGCACAACGAAACGCTGTCGACAATACACGACAAACGACCTCGATTATCCATTGCACAAGCAACCCGCCAAATGTCCCCCCTGGAGAGGCAGCATCAACGAGGGTTCGATGCTGATTAGCTGTGGATAGAAGATGAGTGTAACCTAGCAAGATAAATACAGTCGTCAACACAACAAAGTCATCATGCTCGATTGCAAGACAAGAGCCAACACCAAATGTGCTTTTCAGATGCATCCACGTGAATACTCTACCTCAACAAAGCATAAATTATcaagaattataaaagcgAATGCTCTCCATGGAGttcagcagcagaagcagcaacagcggcagtaacaacagcagcaacaccacTACCAAAAACATATAAAATCCCTAGCTGCCCCAATCAACAGGTGCGTTTTCCCACTCAGTGACACAAGCCAGGCGACGAATCAGTACAAATCCGTGATGCAATGCCCGAGAACTTCTGACCTATCGTGGTCATATCTTCAAGAGGTGTCGcgccgagaagctggcctcGAGTTGGCGAGACTGCTGGGCCCAAGGAGACTCTTTGCAGTCCCATGACCCTAAGGCCGCCCTCAAGCCCTTCCCTATCTTAccatattcttattaatattattagaggATAATAAGCTGACAATTTTCAAGTCATTGTCTTATACGACCTAACCATGGTTCTCCCTCTGCGGACAACGCCCAACGAGGTTGAAGACTTAACAGATCGCATCGAAACCGAAACCGACAACTATATCACCGACTTCGCCGCGAGAGAAGTACTAATTACAGAATGGGATCAACTCAGGCGGTCCAGGATACCCGCTCGCTACTTCACGCCTACCGCGACTGCAATCTTGATGATTGCGCCCCTGGATATACTCCAAGACTTGCTTCAGTCCTGTAAGAAGGCCCCGACGTCTTTTTTGACGGCGTCATGGTAAGATTGAACAGAGATGGCCTCGCGGCAATCCAGAGCTGTACGTTGAaccttttccctctcttcacCATACATAGGCAGACACTGACTGAATAACGATGGCAGATGTTCCAGGAGACCGCATAGTCATCTTTCACAGCATTCATGAAGATAATCCAACGCCTTGCATCCTTATGGGAAGATCAAGATTTTTGGGTACTTCGCGCCTTTTCCCGCGTATGGGCAACGACCAGCAGGAAATCCATCATATCCAATCGATCCTGGAGGTGTTTTGGGGAGAAAAAGCTCCCTCATGGATAGCCACATTCACCAATCCCGACTTCGTGGAGTCTCCGCAGAACCACATCTCACTAAACTTCGCATCGCAATCCTCATTTGATGATGCACGCCTTGCCTTTAAACCTATTCGAAGTGCCGACCCTAACGAAAGGCGACTTCAGCTTCACTGGCTGAAGCCCTCGGCATTCAGGATCTTCAATTCCTATTTTTATGACAACCCCCTTCAGCACGCTGGCCTGGACGCTGAAAATACCAAGACATGGGGTGACAGGTGACGGACTGGTATAACTGgaacgatgaggacgacggcgatgacgaggatgtcgaATTCTCACAGCTCGACCAAGAGCAATGAATCTCGGACGATGATAATTCTTCAGATGAGAAACATGAAGGTATCGAGGAGACCGCCGATTGGCATGCTGGTTGGGAAATGAACTAGATAGTAGAACAGGAAAATGTTCAAGTTGACGACGATGTCACCGGCCTTCCTGAGCGAGAAGCTATCCTTATTGAACGGACTTGATGAGGCAGTGTTACAGAGTTTACTCTCGCTGTACTCCTGATGCTATTGCGATTATGATGGTTGCGCCTTTACAGAAGTTACGAAACCTCATACAGATTGTGCGACAATCTGAAGACGAGTTTACCTCTGTTGTACTCCGCTTGACCGATGGAGGCCTAGAAGAAGCAATCCGAAACTCTACGTTTAATCTTTTCCTTTCCCTTGCCAGATATAGGAAATAACATAACCACATTAGTAGACATATCTAAGGGCGGCGGCCGTTTCATTATTGTCAACCTATCAGTAACAGATATAGAGAGTCCTGTTCCATCTTTCCCAACCTTGGAAAGTCCCAACAGAAGCAAGTGGGCAATTTAATGTTCTCGCTTAACAAATTAAACAGGATAAGGCTCGTGATCCCATGTTGGCATCTTTTCAAGAACATCAGACCCAGTGCACATATTTTCCCCAAT
The window above is part of the Fusarium falciforme chromosome 3, complete sequence genome. Proteins encoded here:
- a CDS encoding Pre-mRNA-splicing factor CWC24: MADSNTEIAAPVAVFKKRGAKGKANLRKRPATPPPADSDDSDYSSSEDESGQRVKRRKKTVTVTASSKDTATREKELTATVYAADRSVPITSTNDATKHSNWYDEDSKDALSAKNLLGSTRSTTKDSQPDGTYKGLSNQTSFIQKNPDAPTRTKGPMKAPTNIRTVTVMDFKPDICKDYKQTGFCGYGDACIYLHDRTDVKQGWQLDREWETVTKGKKNLGGTVVASANRDKKEEVDEDEAEVAMLEKIPFACIICKESYREPIVTRCGHYFCEPCALMRYRKDPTCAACGAGTNGVFNSAKKLKKLLEKKREREEKKKREAEEAGEEEA
- a CDS encoding uncharacterized protein (Expressed protein), with the translated sequence MVLPLRTTPNEVEDLTDRIETETDNYITDFAAREVLITEWDQLRRSRIPARYFTPTATAILMIAPLDILQDLLQSYVPGDRIVIFHSIHEDNPTPCILMGRSRFLGTSRLFPRMGNDQQEIHHIQSILEVFWGEKAPSWIATFTNPDFVESPQNHISLNFASQSSFDDARLAFKPIRSADPNERRLQLHWLKPSAFRIFNSYFYDNPLQHAGLDAENTKTWGDR